The Dendropsophus ebraccatus isolate aDenEbr1 chromosome 6, aDenEbr1.pat, whole genome shotgun sequence nucleotide sequence CATTGCATCTAAATCTGTGCTGAATTCAATGAGGAATTGGTACAAAAGTAAAGGACAGTTTTCATATGTTATTCAACTATCGCATTTTAGAAGGCAAATCACCACGATACACTTGTTCTTCCCTGACAGGAAAGCTGGAGGTGAGCAGTACGACCATACAGGAGGCTGTAGAAGGGCTCACCTATCTACTCACAGAGAGCTCCAAGCTATTGGTGAGTCCAGTATCCATCAATGTGATAGCCCTGTGCTTGTGTGCTAGCTTCTTCATGGACATATTCTTCTTTACCACAGATCTCTGAGATAGATTTCCAGGACTCTGTTCTGGTTTTGGGCTTTCCTGAAGAGCTGAATAAAGTCCTTCTTCAGTTGTATTTGGAAAATAGGAAAGAGATCCGGCGAATTCTCAGTGAGCTAGAGCCTAATCTTCCACATTACCATAACCTCGAGTGGCGGCTGGATGTCCAGGTACAGAAATACACAGCATTGTTCTCTAAACTTATTTTATAATAGGAAACTGGCTTCTTACAAATGTGTTATTATGTAAATAGGACTGTATTTAATGTGATGGCTAATATGCTGAACCTTACGAAGACCGCATATTATAAGCTTTGATCTGATTTAAAGGCTCTGAGTAACAGGGATGACATCTGAAGGGACTTTTTTTCCCCAGTCTCCAAGACATATTCATCGGTCAAGTGACTTGCTTTCATTAGCCCTTGTGGCCGCATCTTATTTCTCTTATGTTGCAGTAGTTGGTTTGATTTGTGCAAATAAACACATCCTTTCCCATTATGAGCCATGGCCATGTCCTTGTTGGGGAACCAGGTATAGTCACACTACAGATAAACTGTGCTGTGAAATaagatacagaaataaaaaaaatatatatatagacatctgAACTTAGAACAAGCAGCCTTGTATCTAATAATGCTGCCGTTGTGTTTAGTACTTGACACAATTCCCTAGTTTATATCTGGTGGTTTTGGGTTTTGGTcctttagtagagatgagagcatgctcaagtcagatTGTTCGATATTTGTATACCGGTGGCtgatgaatgcagccctaaggagtccataGGCTGTTCCCATGTTTTCTCagtatccctagggctgcatgcaacagGTATTCAAATATCAGAAGATCTAAACATGCTTTAGGTGCATTTATCtctattttttaatattaaaCATACCTGCATTGTTTCTCCATTATTTTAATAGTCCTTTGCACATAAAAGATTGCGAATAGACAATGCCTTATACAAAAACTCATCACTGCCACATCTGTACCTGGTGTTTCCATAATATTAAATTTCTGCACAAAAAGGCCACTAGGGAGCAGTATTGTGCTCCTGAATTTATTAGAATTGCCGTGTAGGCTGAGTGAGGGCTAACACATGTCATATCCGCTTCCATTATAGCTGGCCAGCAGAAGCCTGCGGCACCAGATAAAGCCCACTATCACCATGAAACTTCATCTGGAGGAGAACAATGAACTGAAGACCAACATTTTACAGACAGACCCCGCCACATTACTCCATATCATACAGGAACTGGAACAGGCGCTTGCTGAGATGAAAACAAACCACTGCCGACGAATTGTGCGCAATATTAAGTGAGCAAATGGGATTTTATACAGATGAGATGGTAACGATGCATACTGTAACAATGAATATATGTCATATAAGTGATCTGAACTGTATGACACCATATTCTGTGTGGACCAATGAAGCAGCGTGTAATTCTTCACTAGATGTCTAGTTACAGCTTTTATCAGATTGTCTTGCTGGGGGTTACTGCCGACCATGCGTTATGAAGTATTAGGGTGCTATGAAAATCAACCACAAGATTTTGCTATAACCTTGTAAATAGATTTGTTACAATGTCTCTGTATTAATAAAAGGATGCCCTTTATGCTTCTTAAGTGAGCTTTTTTTCCCAAGTATACACAGACTCTATATTACTCTTAGAGGTTCCAGCCCAACCACTCCTCTAGTGACCCAAGCTGCTTTCTATTTGGGTCATTAAACTTCCATCTTTCTTTCAGATGTAGACATGCAGCCATATTACACTAATATAAAACTATTCTAGAGCTTCCCAGGCTTGTAagaatgtgtatgtgtatgatcccCAGAGGGAAGCCCAAGCACTGAGACCCCTTGTGGTTATGAGAAGATATGCACGCCGCTCCATGTATtgtctgtgtggctgcaggcggtAGCTGTGTTCAGTACTCAGTACCAAGGGCCTAGGATCTGGCTTGATAATTAGTGGAGAAAAAAATGTTATGCTgcgcttacacggaacgattatcgttcaaatcttcgcataaatgatcgcatttgagcgataatcgtaccgtgtaaacacagcaaacgatcaaacaacgagcgagaaatcgttcattttgatctttcaacatgttcttaaattgttgttcgctgaaaattcgcaacTCGCTTGGTGCAAACAGTCTTCCACCGATTTCCCCTAtgtaagcgatcttaaaaactatcacgataacgatttttcttacgaattttcaaacaatttttctaacgctGAATTTTTCTAACGTTacgaaaaccaaatcgttgcttcaaaatcgttaaacgattatcgctccgtgtaaacgtagcattatattCACCAAAAAACCAGATCAAGGCACTAAGGAGCTAAACCATCTTTTGTTTGTTAGTGTAAAGTAGTTTTCCTGGGCTAATACGATAGGTGGCCTATCCTAAGAGTaggtagagataagtgaatttacaATAATAATGAAGTGAGGCGATTCGTTATCTGGAAAATCCGCTTATCAGCCTCCTGCTTTTTAACTCACTACTGCTCCTCTCCGGGTGcttagaaaagctggatccagtcctgggaaacgtctcccagtttcctaggactagatccagcttgtCCCAGCAGTCTGCGAGGAGCAGCACAGTGTCAGTCAGTTAATtggaagcaggctgatgagcggattgcagagataacaaagcgcattgctcatctctaagggtggtattacacgggccgagcagggcccaataatacctgtaaacgagcgccgatctgctagatcgtcgctcgtttactggacctattacacagcccgataatcgtttagcaagagctgcaaggacattgttaccgacagggccggactgggacttaaaatcagccctggcaatcaaaccccagcagcccacataccatatccttccctatatatcatggatagccgtgtaaaatacgagctgtagcaaattctgcttcatttatccatgtcccccactactcccttaaacatgtgaaccccaccatcagcacctaaaaataatgctataacatgatctgctgtggatttgatgtggcatatatatgcactcattcaactgattaaatcagaagcatcaaatccgcattggattaggtatgaacctgtggggtctataccaggtacacagctgtagatcccagcgtacagatcagggactggacctttagtccagtgtaaacctctataatcgttcttttcattaccagctgaagtgtcacagaggtggagccacagcagcaccttctgcccgccccttcttgctctgactgatggacgtataggttagtgctgccgctgctgttgtgaaactttagttggaaatgaaaaggacaattatataagtttacactggactaaaggtcctgtctgtgatatctcgctcacatctgtctgctgagatctacagccctagacctggtatggacctcacagattccctttataggagaaaaacatggccaccttcttccagaaacagcgccacactcttcttcagtttgtgtgaggtattgcagctcagttccattgaagtgaatggagccaagttgtaataaccatacactgaggacaggatggtgctgtttttggacaaaagttactatattttttaaatcccttttatcctgactatgtctgcacaccatataatggcggtcaaagctacataataagctgctagatagccatttcctactggatatctatctatctatccatctatctatcagtagggccccatgaaaaattgaagtatatataatggtaacataggtaagaattttatgtgcatgataacagtgtcatagttaataacaccagtaagcaaatatccccatactgtacacgttactgccatactgttattaagcaaacccaccaatactgccaatactaccagtatataagtaacaaataatatcaccccaccatgagcacggccataatcaccacataatgactaataccgctacactgtgactgaatacaatccactatatacaacactaatattaccaataatacgagtaataccatcacaccatgccctctactctcaccatacagtgactggataataccactataccatcacaccatgcccactaccctcaccatacagtgactggataataccactataccatcacaccatgcccactaccctcaccatacagtgactggataataccactataccatcacaccatgcccactaccctcaccatacagtgactggataataccactataccatcacaccatgcccactaccctcaccatacagtgactggataataccactataccatcacaccatgcccactaccctcaccatacagtgactggataataccactataccatcacaccatgcccactaccctcagcatacggtgactggataataccactataccatcacaccatgcccactgctctcaccatacagtgactggataataccactataccatcacaccatgcccactaccctcaccatacagtgactggataataccactataccatcacaccatgcccactaccctcagcatacggtgactggataataccactataccatcacaccatgcccactgcccgcagcatacagtgactggataataccactataccatgcccactaccctcagcatacagtgactggataataccactataccaccacaccatgcccactaccctcaccatacagtgactggataataccactataccatcacaccatgcccactaccctcgccatacagtgactggataataccactataccatcacaccatgcccactaccctcaccatacagtgactggataataccactataccatcacaccatgcccactactctcaccatacggtgactggataataccactataccatcacaccatgcccactaccctcaccatacagtgactggataataccactataccatcacaccatgcccactactctcaccatacagtgactggataataccactatacatcacaccatgcccactaccctcaccatacagtgactggataataccactataccatcacaccatgcccactactctcagcatacggtgactggataataccactataccatcacaccatgcccactaccctcaccatacagtgactggataataccactataccatcacaccatgcccactaccctcagcatacggtgactggataataccactataccatcacaccatgcccactgcccgcagcatacagtgactggataataccactataccatcacaccatgcccactaccctcaccatacagtgactggataccactataccatcacaccatgcccactaccctcaccatacagtgactggataataccactataccatcacaccatgcccactaccctcgccatacagtgactggataataccactataccatcacaccatgcccactaccctcgccatacagtgactggataataccactataccatcacaccatgcccactaccctcagcatacggtgactggataataccactataccatcacaccatgcccactgcccgcagcatacagtgactggataataccactataccatcacaccatgcccactaccctcaccatacagtgactggataataccactataccatcacaccatgcccactgcccgcagcatacagtgactggataataccactatactggcaccaaataacagccactatataaagaccaatattctcccagaacagtgacaatagaacacagatgtcacactccggtcctccagctgttacatcactacaaatcccatcatgcctggacagctaaagcatggtgggaattgtagttttgcaacacctggagggccggagtttgacacccctgatactgaggtagatcccagctgtataaaggttctgcagacctgataagtgattatagtgcaattacatcctgtcactcacagtaggcgtcttctctgcatgaagagacgtccacttttccttttcttctccatctggctccggacatcatgaaggcttctctggccatgattcctctccacgggatctgccagacagacattttaggcttcatgctccagcaacatcctcatctatacatcccccccccccatatagaatagtccccctgctgtacatccccccatatagaatagcccccctgctgtacatccccccatatagaatagcccccctgctgtacatcccccccatatagaatagcccccctgctgtacatcccccccatatagaatagcccccctgctgtacatccccccatatagaatagcccccctgctgtacatcccccatatagaataaccccccctgctgtacatccccctatatagaatagccccctgcatccccccaatatagaatagcccccctgcatcccccttctatttagaatagccccctgcatccccctccatatagaatagccccctgcatccctccatatagaatagaccccctgcatccccctcctatatagaatagcccccctgcatccccctcccatacagaatagcccccctgcacccccctcctatatagaatagcccccctgcatccccctcccatacagaatagcccccctgcacccccctcctatacagaataccccctgcatccccctcccatatagaatagcccccctgcacccccctcctatatagaatagccccctgcatccccctcccatatagaatagccccctgcaccccctcctgtatagaatagccccctgcaccccctcctatatagaatagccccctgcatccccctcctatacagaatagcccccctgcatccccctcccatatagaatggcccccctgcacccccctcccatatagaatagcccccctgcatccccctcccatagagaatagccccctgcatccccctcccatatagaatagccccctgcaccccttcctatatagaatagccccctgcaccccctcctgtataggatagccccctgcaccccctcctatatagaatagccccctgcaccccctcctatatagaatagccccctgcaccccctcccatacagaatagccccctgcatccccctcccatatagaatagccccctgcatccccctcctgtatagaatagaccccctgcatcctcctccaatatggaatagccccccccctgaacccccctcctatatagaatagccccctgcatggccacatgtgaaggggttaaaaaaaaaaaaaaaaaaaaaaaaaaaaaaacattctcacctcacctcgctcccagcagcttcttcctcggctgggtcttcggtccacggcggcggcggctctcctctctctcctccaggtcctcagcggcgcgtcagggaagtgacgtcaccgctgggggcctggtggaggtggctgcagacgtgcctgcgggcggcacgtctgcggccctcggcacttgggggggataacagggcagagacacgccaccgcagcccgctcacctcgcctcggctggcccgctcctgacgtgctccgccaatcaacgaggggccgcatcggccccacgttgattggattggaggagcatgtcaggagtgGGCcgcagcagtgatttttttttttccgttaacacagccgggcggcccacggactggtaatctggccagcccagcgggcatttgcccgccttgccagattaccagtccgggcctggttaccgatgtccttgctgcccttgctaaactggcatacattacccatccacgttccagggctgctcctgccgtccgcttctccctgggtcccgcgcgctctaacttcacatcggcctgtcagccgcggcctgtgattggctgagcggcctattagctaacaggccgatgtgaagttagagcgcgcgcgggacaccgggagaagcagacggcaggagcagccctggaacgtggataggtaatgtatatcgttactcgccgcccgtgcaccgctattacacgcagcggtgcgcggtcggcgcccgacaaaaataggttctaacctatatcaacgatcagccgatgatcgttgtcatcggctgatcgttgcatttattacacggagcgataatcggccgaatcgggcaaattcggccgattatcgttccgtgtaatagggccctaagaataggTCTGGCTGGCACTGTGCACTGCGTATTTGTAGGGCCTGGTGACTGCAGTGCAGCTCCCATTCGCTGAGCTACAACAATGCTGCtgcaccaccactacacaatgaagaaagccaactgcttccagcccGCTTTCTGTAAAGTGATGCAGAATatctttgggttttttttttccttttttttgtggggggggggggggggttggacagGCAGTTGTCAGTCAACAATCATCCTTCAGATTTGTCTGTTGTGTTGTACTAGAACCTCAATTCAAGCACATTTGCCATTAAAGGTGTCCTATTGCTGTGTTGCCACtgtaaaggtgcctatacacttTTAATAATTGTTGGCCGAATTACCATTTTGCTGAccgttatctctcccgtcctacCCGTACACGTAAACATTCAACACAGCCTAATGTTCATGTATTCCTAAGGCTGGCGTCTGATTGGTGGCTGTGTTGCCACTGTAGGTTTCTCAATGCTGGCTGTGTTGTCATGGCATTTATCCTAGTGTCAGTTGTGTTCCTATGGCAGACGTCTGTCTGATTGGCGTCTGTGTGGCCATGGCAGCTGTCTGAGAGGCGGCTGTGTGGCCTCTGGAGGAGGCAGAGTTCCAGCTGTGTTTCCACCTCAGGTGTCCAAGGGCTGAATGTTGCCACCACTGATGTCTGAGTGCTGGCTGTATTGCCACCTATGAGGTCTGAGAGACAGCTATGCTGTCTTGCCATTGACTGTGTTGCCATCCTTAGCGTCCAAGTGATGGCTTTGTTCCCACTAAAGGCATCTAAATGACAGCTGCGTTACCGTTGCTGTTTAACTGATGGCCATGTTGCCGTTACTGGCATCCTAGAAAAATGGGGTCAGGCACTAAaaatccatcacacctgaccccatCACCAACATAATCTGTCGGTGGAGGCCCCCATGCATTGCATTCGGATAGGCAAACCCAGTGTCTGTACATGGATATGGATTGCATGTGACTGAGTGCTGTCTCTATAACTATCCGTTCATTCTTGCTGGTGACCATTCTGGAGTATGTGACCAGGGAATACTCTCCCTCAGACCCCACCTCTAGGTGTAGCCGGCACCAAAGTAGCAGCTTAGAGAatccacacacccctgccttCTGGCATGTAACATATATGCTTTATACTCTTCTTAAGGATAAAACCTGTGTGTTAAACCAATGCAAAAACTGAACCTGGTGTATGTCATACAGCGGAAGCCATTTTCTATGCcctattacagtggtacctctgttcccAAACACCTTGGTATTCAAACAAAATTTACCCCTGAAGTTTTGGTACTCAAACATTGTTCGGTATCCGTACCAAATCGGGAATGACTATCAGCAAAACTGTTGGTCAGCTGACAGATATTGAGGTGTTCGGATGCTGTCAGCGGGACCCAGTAGCAACTCTACAGGGGGCACAATGTATTGATTCTTTCTACAAACATCATAAGAAACATTTCTAGTCTTTCTTCTCACCAGAATAACATCATTGTTTTCCTGTCCCAATGGGACATAGCAGAAAGCAGATGAGATGGCTTGGgcgtcctcctccttcctcccttgtCTGGTTGCTATTGCCCCCCTTTGGGGCAGCTCCTTCCTCTGCATTTTTaggcaaagtttttttttgtttttttttgaggggggagtTATTAGTGATTCCTTTTCCACTTTGGCTCCCAGTTACTTACCCCTGCATGTTGGCTCTAAATGGGAACATTGGGTCTGGCCTGGTAATGCAGTTTCATCCTCCACATGACCAGGCGTTTGAACAGCCATGGCCAGGTAAGGTTTGTTGGGGGTGCCTTTCTCGTTTTGTGGTGCTGTGTCTGCAGTCTTCTTAAGCAGTGTGGTGACCTGTTTTCAGCACCAGGACAGCTATTGGAGCCTGTCTTGGTGCAGGTCATCCACCACCCCCATGGAGAAGGAAGGATAAACCTTGACAAAGCAGCAACATACCCCTAGACTAGACTcgtggggagagatttatcaaacatggtgtaaagtgaaactggcccagttgcccctagcaaccaatcagattccacctttcattttccatagagcctgcgaggaatgaaaggtggaatctgattggttgctaggggcaactgagccagtttcactttataccatgtttgataaatctcccccctggtgATTTTCTATTAAAAACACCTAATCTAAGGTCTGAACTTGTTGCAATAATACCTGAGACTCACACTATAACTGTCTCTGGTGCTGAGCCTGTCAAGCGCTCCACGAACCCCAAATCAGTAATTTTTTCAGTCTAGGGTTATGTGGCTGCCAAGGCGTTTCCTAAGAAATAAGTAGTGGGAAGAAGTGTTTGttgtctagtaaaaaaaaaaaaaatctgttggacaaaaaaaaaaaaaactggaagagGAATCAgactctggctatgttcacactacgtaagttccgtgggaatcaaggccgttgtaacggccgctcactccattgtatgcagtggggagttctgatgcgggcgcgcagacattggatgatcttttcaaagaccagccaggtcacggaacaaccGGTctcaaacgtagtgtgaacataggctctGACTGTGAGCTGCATTATTCAAGCTCAAAATATTGAGGTGAAGGCGAATTGCCGACCCCAATAGAAGAAGAGGACTGAAGTTTATAGATGTGGGGAAAGTTCTACAAAAGCATCATGAAAATGACCCAAAAAACGATTCAAGGTGCAGAATATGGTTTTGCATGCGTTACATGAGGAAACCGATACCCAGGCACAGAATTCAGTAAATTAATTCACAGTCTATATACACTTCAGTGTTTCTCGATTATCTCACAAAACTCAAGGCTGATGGTGCATTTCTAAATAGTAATCTGTCCTATTTAGACAGCAGTTCAATGCCATCTGCATGTTTAGGACCTCACATTAGTGACCAGCATTTGCCGGCCCCACCAACAAGCAAAAACAATTGTCAGAAACAGTTGCCAACAAAAGGTAACTTTGAGGTCTGCTATTTCCATCTGTCACAACTCAGCTGCTTTCAGCAGATACCTGCTGCTAATAATACCCAGAAAAC carries:
- the COMMD2 gene encoding COMM domain-containing protein 2; this encodes MLLVLSDEHRAHLQILTQVESTVVGEFGRIAVEFLRKGSNPKVYEGAARKLEVSSTTIQEAVEGLTYLLTESSKLLISEIDFQDSVLVLGFPEELNKVLLQLYLENRKEIRRILSELEPNLPHYHNLEWRLDVQLASRSLRHQIKPTITMKLHLEENNELKTNILQTDPATLLHIIQELEQALAEMKTNHCRRIVRNIK